The following proteins come from a genomic window of Aerosakkonema funiforme FACHB-1375:
- a CDS encoding dihydroorotase, which translates to MTNSELLQQVRVIDPVSGTDQIADVLIANGTIEAVEENISKLPSKTSVRDCRGLVLGPGLVDLYSHSGEPGFEERETLPSLIQAARSGGFTRVAILPNTTPPLDNPAGLARLQRLAGDITDKLSVPPPLYFWGAITLGVQGQQMTELAELADSGIVGFTDGQPLQNLALVRRLLEYLKTLSKPIALWPEYRELAGNGVMREGINSIRLGLPGNPSISETAALAALLEVVEAVGTPVHIMRVSTGRSVQLIWEAKVRGLPITASTTWMHLLLDTEAISSYNTSLRLSPPLGSPADRAALKRGVQQGIIDAIAIDHTPYSYEEKTVAFGEAPPGAIGLELALPLLWQNLVETGEWSALELWRVLSTQPAVCLKQIPAAIAPGQPAEVILFDPQLTWKVQKQNLKSLSYNTPWLGQDLIGRVIVGVRG; encoded by the coding sequence ATGACCAATAGCGAATTGCTGCAACAAGTACGAGTCATAGATCCAGTCTCCGGAACCGATCAAATTGCCGATGTTTTGATTGCCAACGGTACGATCGAGGCTGTGGAAGAAAACATCTCTAAGTTACCATCCAAAACATCGGTGCGTGATTGTCGCGGACTGGTTTTAGGCCCCGGATTGGTGGATTTATACAGCCACTCAGGAGAACCCGGTTTTGAAGAACGAGAAACCCTCCCATCTCTGATCCAAGCAGCTCGATCGGGCGGCTTTACCCGCGTCGCTATTCTACCAAATACGACACCGCCGCTGGATAATCCCGCAGGTTTAGCACGTTTGCAGAGATTAGCAGGCGATATCACCGACAAGTTATCAGTTCCTCCCCCACTCTACTTCTGGGGTGCGATCACTTTGGGGGTGCAGGGACAGCAAATGACGGAATTGGCAGAATTGGCTGACTCTGGTATTGTCGGTTTTACCGACGGTCAACCGCTGCAAAACTTGGCTTTGGTGCGCCGTTTGTTAGAATACCTCAAAACTCTGAGCAAGCCGATCGCTCTTTGGCCGGAATACCGCGAGTTGGCGGGGAACGGGGTGATGCGCGAAGGCATAAATTCGATTCGCTTAGGCTTACCGGGAAATCCCTCTATCTCCGAAACAGCCGCCCTCGCCGCTTTGCTGGAAGTCGTGGAAGCTGTTGGTACTCCTGTTCATATCATGCGCGTTTCCACTGGGCGCAGCGTGCAGTTGATTTGGGAAGCGAAGGTGCGGGGTTTACCGATTACGGCCAGCACTACTTGGATGCACCTTTTGCTTGACACAGAAGCTATTAGCAGTTATAATACATCACTGCGATTGTCACCGCCTTTGGGTAGTCCAGCCGATCGCGCTGCCTTGAAGCGAGGAGTGCAGCAGGGAATCATCGATGCGATCGCAATTGACCACACACCCTACAGTTACGAAGAGAAAACGGTGGCGTTTGGGGAAGCGCCTCCAGGTGCGATCGGTTTAGAATTGGCTTTGCCTCTGCTTTGGCAAAATTTGGTGGAAACTGGCGAATGGTCTGCGTTGGAGTTGTGGCGAGTTTTGAGTACTCAGCCAGCTGTTTGTCTCAAGCAAATCCCAGCTGCGATCGCTCCCGGTCAGCCAGCTGAGGTAATTCTATTCGATCCACAGTTAACCTGGAAAGTGCAAAAGCAAAATCTTAAGTCTCTTTCCTACAACACGCCTTGGCTGGGCCAAGATTTGATTGGTCGAGTCATTGTAGGGGTTAGGGGCTAG
- the lepB gene encoding signal peptidase I encodes MTRVQDQASDKNPQSTSENPLLEGVKTIGLSVILALGIRTFVAEARYIPSGSMLPTLQINDRLIVDKLSYHFQTPQRGDIVVFSPTDTLKQQNFKDAFIKRVIGLPGEKVAVKGGRVYINNKPLQEKYIEDAPDYQYGPVTVPGDSYLVLGDNRNNSYDSHYWGFVPRDRIIGRAVVRFWPLNRLGELDPEPLYPAAGK; translated from the coding sequence ATGACTCGCGTGCAGGATCAAGCTTCTGATAAAAATCCGCAATCAACATCCGAAAATCCTTTGTTGGAAGGAGTCAAAACCATTGGCTTAAGCGTCATATTGGCTTTGGGGATTCGGACTTTCGTCGCGGAAGCTCGTTACATTCCCTCTGGGTCAATGCTGCCAACCCTACAAATCAACGATCGCTTAATAGTCGATAAGTTAAGTTACCACTTCCAAACTCCGCAGCGGGGAGATATTGTGGTATTTTCACCCACAGACACGCTCAAGCAACAAAATTTCAAAGATGCTTTCATCAAGCGCGTGATCGGTCTACCGGGTGAAAAGGTGGCTGTTAAGGGGGGAAGAGTTTACATCAATAATAAACCCCTACAGGAAAAATATATTGAAGATGCGCCAGACTACCAATACGGCCCAGTGACGGTACCAGGCGACTCCTACCTGGTTTTGGGCGATAACCGCAATAATAGCTACGATAGCCACTACTGGGGTTTTGTGCCTCGCGATCGCATCATCGGTAGGGCTGTAGTTCGCTTCTGGCCCCTCAATCGCTTAGGAGAATTAGACCCAGAACCACTTTATCCTGCTGCTGGCAAATAG
- a CDS encoding dihydroorotase, with the protein MSSHPSLFIRRARILLPSGEFMVGDVKICGDEIVEVASTILDTAKETGDKEIDADGLTLLPGVIDPQVHFREPGLEHKEDLFTASCACAKGGVTGFLEMPNTRPLTTTQANLDDKLRRAAQKCLVNYGFFMGATAENLPDLLEANPTCGIKIFMGSMHGALLVDREEWLEAIFAKGERLITVHAEDQDRINRRRQEFAGITDPAIHSQIQDNQAALNATQLALRLSKKYQRRLHILHMSTGEEAELLRQDKPSWVTAEVTPQHLVLNTDAYAKIGTLAQMNPPLRSHRDNEVLWQALLDGVIDFIATDHAPHTLEEKAQGYPNTPSGMPGVETSLPIMLTQAMQGRCTVAQVSNWMSTAVAKAYKIPKKGAIAPGYDADLVLVDLDNYRPVLREELLTKCGWSPFEGWNLTGWPVFTIVGGQVVYEKGKLYTDVRGKALTFG; encoded by the coding sequence ATGTCTTCCCATCCATCCTTATTTATCCGTCGTGCCAGAATTCTCTTACCGAGTGGTGAATTTATGGTAGGAGATGTAAAAATCTGTGGCGACGAAATTGTTGAGGTTGCATCCACAATTCTAGATACTGCCAAAGAAACGGGAGATAAGGAAATCGACGCCGATGGTTTGACCTTGTTGCCTGGGGTAATTGACCCCCAAGTACACTTTCGGGAACCGGGACTGGAACATAAGGAAGATTTGTTTACTGCCAGTTGCGCCTGCGCCAAAGGCGGGGTGACAGGGTTCTTGGAAATGCCCAATACTCGTCCTCTAACGACAACGCAAGCGAATCTGGATGATAAGTTACGACGGGCTGCCCAGAAGTGCCTAGTCAATTATGGCTTTTTTATGGGCGCAACGGCAGAAAACTTGCCTGATTTGCTTGAGGCTAACCCGACTTGCGGTATTAAAATTTTTATGGGATCGATGCACGGCGCGTTGTTGGTCGATCGCGAAGAGTGGCTGGAAGCTATATTTGCTAAAGGGGAAAGACTCATCACCGTTCACGCCGAAGACCAAGACCGCATTAATCGACGACGCCAGGAATTTGCCGGTATTACCGATCCTGCCATTCATTCCCAAATTCAGGATAATCAAGCTGCTCTCAATGCTACTCAGTTGGCGCTGCGTTTGTCTAAAAAATATCAGCGACGGTTGCATATTTTACATATGTCAACTGGTGAAGAAGCAGAATTGCTGCGTCAGGATAAACCAAGTTGGGTAACTGCTGAGGTAACCCCGCAACATTTGGTTCTGAATACGGATGCTTATGCAAAAATAGGCACATTAGCGCAGATGAATCCACCGTTGCGATCGCACCGCGATAACGAAGTTCTTTGGCAAGCGCTACTCGATGGCGTTATTGATTTTATCGCTACAGACCACGCGCCGCACACTTTAGAAGAAAAAGCTCAAGGTTATCCGAATACGCCTTCTGGAATGCCTGGTGTGGAAACTTCTTTGCCGATTATGCTAACTCAAGCGATGCAGGGAAGGTGTACTGTTGCACAAGTTTCTAACTGGATGTCTACTGCTGTGGCGAAGGCGTATAAGATTCCTAAAAAAGGTGCGATCGCTCCCGGTTACGATGCCGATTTGGTATTAGTAGATTTGGATAATTATCGCCCTGTTTTGCGCGAGGAATTGTTAACTAAATGCGGTTGGAGTCCTTTTGAGGGATGGAATTTGACTGGATGGCCAGTTTTTACGATTGTCGGCGGTCAAGTTGTTTACGAAAAAGGTAAGCTGTACACCGATGTGCGCGGGAAAGCTTTGACATTTGGTTAA